A section of the Pseudanabaena mucicola str. Chao 1806 genome encodes:
- a CDS encoding CRR6 family NdhI maturation factor: MSTIIYISQACIESLDITPAKIAIEKLLANWDETPESDRSFQIELVWDKEDGDPRELSEISEVRLWFVRLDATYPWFSYLLDWRLELSRYTAMLVPHEFKREGDGYVLQYNPEALELFVMQKVFTISLWLKSRGFESMAKLQQMTQSLGYEIDSDFFNLL, from the coding sequence ATGTCTACCATCATCTATATCAGTCAAGCTTGCATTGAATCCCTCGATATTACTCCTGCTAAAATTGCGATCGAGAAGTTATTAGCTAATTGGGATGAAACGCCAGAAAGCGATCGCTCATTTCAAATTGAACTTGTCTGGGATAAGGAAGATGGTGACCCTCGTGAATTATCGGAAATCTCGGAAGTGCGTCTCTGGTTTGTGCGTCTCGATGCCACTTATCCTTGGTTTAGCTATCTCCTCGATTGGCGTTTAGAACTCAGCCGATATACCGCAATGCTAGTCCCCCACGAATTTAAGCGCGAAGGTGATGGCTATGTGCTGCAATACAATCCTGAAGCATTAGAGCTTTTTGTCATGCAGAAGGTATTCACGATTTCTCTCTGGCTCAAATCACGCGGCTTTGAAAGCATGGCAAAGTTACAGCAAATGACTCAAAGTCTAGGCTATGAGATAGATTCAGATTTCTTTAATCTTTTGTGA
- a CDS encoding ABC transporter permease, whose product MTVSNPPESKQRTSQKLKWLEPFFLLFPSGFWLVAFLLVPTTFIFIQSLVPLGKTEFGLDNYLRVFEYVGGNFIYLTVVWRSLFYALITTGFCLILGFPVAYWLAVIVPKRWRNILLLLFVLPLWTSSLLRSYAWITILRPTGVLNTFLNFIGISGINVLNKAEGVIIGMVYTYLPYMVLVLYTSLERLDLRLLEAAADLGANSKQIFWQITVPQVSSGIIAGTALVSISSFSDYINPQLLGGPGSRTIASIIELQFLGASSNRGFGSAISMVLILAVTIVIALLIKYGDRRVVIDS is encoded by the coding sequence ATGACAGTAAGTAATCCTCCTGAATCTAAACAACGAACATCTCAAAAGTTGAAATGGCTTGAGCCTTTTTTCCTACTTTTCCCAAGTGGCTTTTGGCTCGTTGCATTTTTACTTGTCCCCACAACTTTTATTTTTATTCAGAGTCTAGTCCCACTTGGTAAGACTGAGTTCGGACTAGACAACTATCTGAGAGTTTTTGAGTACGTTGGTGGTAATTTCATTTACCTTACCGTCGTATGGCGATCGCTATTTTATGCCTTAATTACCACAGGCTTTTGTCTCATATTGGGATTTCCTGTGGCTTACTGGCTTGCTGTGATTGTTCCTAAACGTTGGCGCAATATTTTACTATTGCTATTTGTACTGCCTCTGTGGACTTCATCTTTATTGAGATCCTATGCTTGGATTACCATTTTGCGACCCACAGGAGTTTTAAATACATTTCTCAACTTCATTGGAATCTCAGGGATTAATGTCTTAAATAAGGCTGAGGGTGTAATCATTGGCATGGTCTATACCTACTTGCCCTATATGGTTTTAGTGCTCTATACCTCGTTAGAACGTCTTGACCTGCGACTACTCGAAGCAGCAGCCGACCTTGGGGCAAATTCTAAACAGATTTTTTGGCAAATTACAGTACCGCAAGTGTCTTCTGGCATCATTGCAGGAACTGCTCTAGTATCCATTTCTAGCTTTAGCGACTATATTAATCCGCAGCTATTAGGTGGTCCAGGTAGTCGCACTATCGCTTCGATTATTGAATTGCAATTTTTAGGTGCAAGCAGTAACCGAGGTTTTGGCTCAGCAATTAGCATGGTGCTGATTCTTGCTGTCACTATTGTGATTGCCCTGCTAATTAAATATGGCGATCGACGAGTAGTCATTGATAGCTGA
- a CDS encoding DUF4040 domain-containing protein, with protein sequence MIGNYDGYVYAIALLLPISASMLVLQTNPYNALVLRGILGAISALIYTILGAADVALTEALVGAFLATMLYAVAVRASLVLRLGVLENLAITHDLEEDLEKIYLPNEQKPSEELTEELVTNNAGDSHFKNLIDALKDAFSKHYMRVELVPFSSILELEQALTDKNVHATLDQAQSYNFTVQEDGKTYADKYSEDNSENQSYQIKIRLHRLYEIMQGDPVLSNPQLANVRLIYQR encoded by the coding sequence ATGATTGGCAATTACGATGGTTATGTCTATGCGATCGCATTGCTATTACCTATATCCGCGTCAATGTTAGTATTGCAAACTAATCCTTACAATGCCCTAGTCCTACGTGGCATCTTAGGCGCAATATCAGCGTTAATTTACACGATTCTGGGGGCAGCAGATGTCGCTTTAACTGAAGCTCTAGTTGGTGCTTTCCTTGCGACGATGCTCTATGCTGTAGCGGTGAGAGCCTCTTTAGTACTGCGCCTAGGAGTACTTGAGAACTTAGCGATCACCCATGATTTAGAAGAGGATTTGGAAAAAATTTATCTGCCTAACGAGCAGAAACCTTCCGAGGAATTAACGGAAGAATTAGTTACCAATAATGCTGGTGATTCTCATTTCAAGAATCTCATAGATGCTCTCAAAGATGCCTTCAGTAAACACTATATGCGAGTGGAATTAGTACCTTTTAGTAGCATATTAGAGTTAGAACAAGCATTAACTGACAAAAATGTTCATGCCACTTTAGATCAGGCTCAATCCTATAACTTCACAGTACAAGAAGATGGTAAAACCTATGCTGATAAATATTCTGAAGATAATTCTGAGAATCAGTCTTATCAAATCAAAATACGTCTCCATCGTCTGTATGAAATTATGCAAGGTGATCCAGTTTTGTCTAATCCTCAATTAGCCAATGTTCGATTAATTTACCAAAGGTAA
- a CDS encoding monovalent cation/H(+) antiporter subunit G: MTNLVNFISYFCIFGGLFFWFWGTTALVTKRSVLFKLHSLSVSDTLGSIAIIFGLVLLRPKELPLLVLAIISLALWNTMLGYVLAYCSSSMTKRKSS, from the coding sequence ATGACTAATTTAGTAAATTTCATCAGTTATTTTTGCATTTTCGGTGGGTTATTCTTTTGGTTTTGGGGAACTACAGCCTTAGTGACTAAGAGATCAGTACTGTTTAAGCTTCATAGTCTTTCTGTATCTGACACCCTTGGCTCGATCGCAATTATATTCGGCTTGGTTTTACTCCGTCCTAAAGAGTTGCCATTATTAGTTTTGGCAATAATTTCTCTAGCTCTATGGAATACGATGCTGGGTTACGTGCTAGCTTACTGCTCTAGCAGTATGACTAAAAGAAAATCATCTTAA
- a CDS encoding Na(+)/H(+) antiporter subunit B → MRWIYITAGIAFVMKMLYVANPIPQLPFSIVKAISEDSGVSNVVSGIIFRNRLYDTIFEVIVFTIAIMGANFLLANEKPFTRIYQFTDQTSIVLAQLGATVAALVGIELAIRGHLSPGGGFAAGVAGGTAIGLIAITSPPERLQNLYKRWHAATWEKVSVLIFIVLSVLTLLGLEIPHGEMGDLFSGGIIPILNMLVAIKVALGSWAVVLVFIRYRGLL, encoded by the coding sequence ATGAGATGGATTTATATCACCGCAGGTATAGCATTTGTTATGAAAATGTTATATGTCGCTAACCCCATACCGCAGTTACCTTTCTCAATTGTTAAAGCGATCTCTGAAGATAGTGGCGTGAGTAATGTGGTTTCAGGTATCATTTTTCGCAATCGTTTGTATGACACAATTTTTGAAGTAATTGTCTTCACGATCGCAATTATGGGTGCAAATTTCTTACTTGCCAATGAGAAGCCTTTTACAAGAATTTATCAATTTACCGATCAAACTTCCATTGTCCTCGCTCAGCTAGGCGCAACTGTTGCTGCCTTGGTAGGGATTGAATTGGCGATTCGAGGGCATCTGAGTCCAGGAGGAGGCTTTGCAGCAGGAGTGGCGGGTGGTACAGCGATCGGCTTAATAGCGATTACTTCCCCTCCAGAACGATTGCAAAATCTCTACAAACGCTGGCACGCTGCTACTTGGGAAAAGGTATCTGTACTGATTTTTATCGTCTTGTCAGTTCTTACACTCTTAGGACTAGAGATTCCCCATGGAGAAATGGGTGATCTATTTAGTGGTGGTATTATTCCGATCCTAAATATGTTGGTGGCAATCAAGGTTGCTCTAGGCTCATGGGCAGTAGTTTTAGTCTTCATTCGCTATCGAGGCTTGCTGTAA
- a CDS encoding DsbA family protein produces MRVKPYFLSALVALLLIVTSCASSGQSASAQLSDAQFEAKVLEILRKNPQVILDSVQAYQRGQAQQEEQAREKVLSQIRQEPRLLLRNAPVTGASSQKIIMAEFSDFECPYCAKAHEVVKEFMAKNGNDVTLVYKHFPLKQIHQQAEPAALASWAAFQQGKFWEYHDALFEQQSKLGEEFYVELAKNLKLDINKFNRDRKSNEAKEALKKDFELGKSLGVRGTPSFVINGVFFSGVPNIQDLEGLVAQIKAGK; encoded by the coding sequence ATGCGTGTCAAACCCTATTTCCTATCAGCCTTAGTTGCCCTCTTATTAATTGTGACAAGCTGTGCTTCGTCAGGGCAATCCGCAAGCGCTCAATTGTCCGATGCTCAGTTTGAAGCAAAAGTTTTAGAGATTCTCCGCAAAAATCCACAGGTAATTTTGGATTCAGTACAGGCTTACCAAAGAGGGCAAGCTCAACAGGAAGAGCAAGCTCGCGAAAAAGTACTATCTCAAATTCGCCAAGAACCACGTTTATTGCTTCGTAATGCTCCTGTGACAGGTGCAAGCAGCCAGAAAATCATTATGGCGGAGTTCTCGGATTTTGAATGTCCCTATTGCGCTAAGGCTCATGAGGTCGTTAAGGAATTCATGGCAAAAAATGGCAATGATGTCACTTTGGTATATAAGCATTTCCCTCTGAAGCAAATTCATCAACAGGCTGAACCTGCGGCACTCGCATCATGGGCTGCTTTTCAGCAGGGTAAGTTTTGGGAATATCATGATGCTTTGTTCGAGCAACAGAGCAAATTGGGTGAAGAGTTTTATGTAGAACTCGCCAAGAATTTAAAGCTTGATATCAATAAATTTAATCGCGATCGCAAGAGTAATGAAGCGAAAGAAGCACTCAAGAAAGATTTTGAGCTTGGCAAGTCTTTAGGGGTACGCGGTACACCTTCCTTTGTAATTAATGGCGTATTTTTCTCTGGAGTGCCTAATATTCAGGATTTAGAAGGACTAGTTGCTCAAATCAAGGCGGGTAAATAA
- a CDS encoding Uma2 family endonuclease — protein sequence MRTLFEGKGFVYPEWGIVLKRNNQDWFPVPDLTYISIERLPSDVGNAMCPVPPELVIEIMSEEQTFKEFVAKAGDYLKAGILRVWIIDPMSRTLTVFYPDHPPETYQGDRLLTDELLPDLAATAEQFFVKARIRKLESNS from the coding sequence TTGCGGACTCTGTTTGAAGGCAAAGGCTTTGTCTATCCAGAATGGGGAATTGTGTTAAAACGCAATAATCAGGATTGGTTTCCTGTACCTGATTTGACCTATATTTCGATAGAGCGATTACCTAGTGATGTCGGTAATGCAATGTGTCCAGTACCGCCAGAGTTAGTAATTGAGATTATGTCAGAAGAACAGACTTTTAAGGAATTTGTGGCAAAGGCTGGTGATTATTTGAAGGCTGGAATATTACGAGTATGGATTATTGATCCAATGAGCAGAACTCTCACGGTGTTCTATCCCGATCACCCACCTGAAACTTATCAAGGCGATCGCCTATTAACCGATGAGTTATTACCAGACTTAGCAGCGACAGCCGAGCAGTTTTTTGTAAAGGCAAGAATTAGAAAATTAGAGAGCAATTCATGA
- a CDS encoding phospholipid carrier-dependent glycosyltransferase — MSHWRESNFITPLARFSDRLIWLSTHPVFGVMAIALVAFGTRFWNIDGTADIVFDEVYYPKFAQNYLRGETLFDAHPPLAKYIISLGIQLFGYAPLGYRCMTALAGSLLPLITYEFVWQLSDRRSWAWLTGWFIVMDGLLLVESRFGLINIYILFFGMISQLCMVLALKRSRQRWFWTLITGLMFGASVSVKWTGLAYIIGIMVIAGYAWSRYRQTLNAAQIVIGLIIVPIAFYFVQWLPHLMINPERDIWELHRQIIGFHQNLGVGKTEPIHPYCSSWWSWVLLIRPIAYFFENRPNSMVEFVHAMGNPFLYWLSAIALLICLSFVIASKFRFPPTSITQIPSRERSQLLWLMLYVTASFLAHWLPWSLSKRCIFLYHYMPASVFAFAALALLVSLLWRSPIPNTRVFGSGIFAIVAIAFLFWLPIYIGLPISSGYLPMLMWLRSWI; from the coding sequence ATGAGCCATTGGAGAGAAAGCAACTTTATTACTCCCCTTGCTCGTTTCTCTGATCGCTTAATTTGGCTATCGACTCATCCTGTATTTGGAGTAATGGCGATCGCATTGGTTGCCTTTGGTACGAGATTTTGGAATATTGATGGCACTGCGGATATAGTTTTTGATGAGGTTTATTACCCAAAGTTTGCACAAAACTATTTGCGTGGTGAGACTCTATTCGACGCGCATCCGCCCCTAGCCAAATACATCATTTCCTTAGGTATTCAGCTTTTTGGTTACGCGCCCTTGGGTTATCGCTGTATGACAGCACTAGCTGGTTCACTGCTACCCTTAATTACCTATGAATTTGTGTGGCAACTGAGCGATCGCCGCAGTTGGGCATGGCTAACTGGCTGGTTTATTGTGATGGATGGTTTGTTATTGGTGGAGTCACGGTTTGGCTTGATCAATATTTATATTTTGTTCTTCGGGATGATCAGTCAGTTATGTATGGTTTTGGCGCTAAAGCGATCACGACAGCGTTGGTTCTGGACATTGATTACAGGCTTGATGTTTGGTGCATCCGTAAGCGTGAAATGGACAGGCTTGGCTTATATTATTGGCATTATGGTGATCGCTGGTTACGCATGGTCGCGCTATCGCCAAACCTTAAATGCAGCGCAGATCGTCATTGGCTTAATCATTGTGCCGATTGCTTTCTATTTCGTGCAGTGGCTTCCCCATTTAATGATTAATCCTGAGCGCGATATTTGGGAATTGCATCGTCAGATTATTGGCTTTCATCAAAACTTAGGAGTCGGTAAAACTGAACCAATTCATCCCTACTGTTCGTCTTGGTGGAGTTGGGTGTTATTAATTCGCCCGATCGCTTACTTTTTTGAAAATCGCCCCAATAGCATGGTGGAATTTGTCCATGCGATGGGCAATCCCTTTTTATATTGGCTCAGCGCGATCGCTTTGCTAATTTGCCTCAGTTTCGTCATTGCCTCGAAATTTAGATTTCCTCCTACATCTATAACCCAAATACCATCGCGAGAGCGATCACAATTATTGTGGCTGATGCTTTATGTAACCGCTAGCTTTTTAGCGCATTGGTTGCCATGGAGCTTGAGCAAACGATGTATCTTTTTGTATCACTATATGCCTGCATCGGTATTTGCTTTTGCAGCCCTTGCCCTGTTGGTGTCGCTCCTTTGGCGATCTCCTATACCAAATACGCGAGTGTTCGGTAGTGGAATTTTTGCAATTGTAGCGATCGCCTTTTTATTTTGGTTACCGATTTATATCGGTTTACCGATCTCATCGGGTTATTTACCCATGTTAATGTGGTTGCGTAGCTGGATCTGA
- a CDS encoding phycobiliprotein lyase produces the protein MDIHQFLELFVGRWRSQRSDHQFGQENGNDGRSLLEINALSEDDPDLIAICQKYDVDPLTTRHAVRTSWEEESLSSIKPKGSALIVPVPNPISPHKGLILSKQGKGIYEFAQDESLTIHSVTSQGVAEERIWYGNPNLRFRVATVLQSSYVGDRRIQSSKFYSEIRIPRSKQ, from the coding sequence ATGGATATTCATCAATTTCTCGAACTTTTTGTCGGTCGTTGGCGATCGCAGCGCAGCGATCATCAATTTGGTCAAGAAAATGGTAACGATGGTCGCTCTTTATTGGAAATCAATGCTCTAAGTGAAGATGATCCTGACTTAATCGCAATTTGCCAAAAATATGATGTTGATCCGCTTACCACTCGACACGCGGTCAGGACATCATGGGAAGAGGAGTCATTAAGTAGTATTAAACCCAAAGGTAGTGCTTTAATCGTCCCAGTACCAAATCCTATCTCACCTCACAAGGGCTTGATTTTAAGCAAGCAAGGCAAAGGGATCTATGAATTCGCGCAGGATGAGTCCTTGACCATTCACTCCGTCACATCGCAAGGGGTAGCCGAAGAACGCATTTGGTATGGCAATCCTAATCTGCGCTTCCGTGTGGCTACTGTGTTACAGAGTAGTTATGTAGGAGATCGCCGCATTCAATCCTCCAAGTTTTATTCAGAGATTCGCATTCCCCGATCCAAACAATAA
- a CDS encoding phycobilisome rod-core linker polypeptide — MALPLLEYAPASQNTRVTGFTVGSDETPRIYTTNNLLSKTELDDLIEAAYRQIFFHAFAADREVTLESQLRSGNLTVRQFVRGLVLSNTYRTSFYEKNSNYRFVEQTVQRVLGRAVYSEREKIAWSIVVATKGIQGFIDALINSDEYLEAFGDDTLPYQRRRILPSQAIGERPFNIASPRYDAYYRAQLGFPQIIWQNQVRGYTSADRKPQAGDPALFLNLARSLNIPTSAGRVLSAQNIDYEKLVPYRKS; from the coding sequence GTGGCGCTTCCTTTATTAGAATACGCTCCAGCATCGCAAAACACTCGCGTAACTGGTTTTACGGTAGGTAGTGATGAAACACCTCGCATCTACACTACCAATAATCTGCTCTCTAAAACTGAGCTAGATGATTTGATCGAAGCTGCATATCGTCAAATTTTCTTCCATGCTTTTGCTGCGGATCGCGAAGTTACTTTAGAGTCGCAGTTGCGTTCTGGCAACCTCACCGTTAGACAGTTTGTGCGTGGACTAGTTCTTTCTAACACCTATAGAACCAGTTTCTATGAAAAAAACAGTAATTATCGCTTTGTAGAGCAAACTGTACAGCGTGTTCTCGGTCGAGCCGTTTACAGCGAGCGTGAAAAAATTGCTTGGTCTATCGTTGTAGCTACCAAGGGTATCCAAGGCTTTATCGATGCACTCATCAACAGTGACGAGTATCTTGAAGCATTTGGTGATGACACATTGCCTTACCAGCGTCGTCGGATTCTCCCTAGCCAAGCTATTGGGGAAAGACCCTTCAACATCGCTTCTCCTCGCTACGATGCTTACTATCGTGCTCAGTTAGGTTTCCCTCAAATCATTTGGCAAAATCAAGTTCGTGGTTATACCTCTGCCGACAGAAAGCCCCAAGCAGGCGATCCAGCATTGTTCTTGAACTTGGCTCGTAGCCTGAATATTCCTACATCCGCAGGAAGGGTTCTCTCTGCTCAGAATATTGATTATGAAAAGCTAGTTCCTTATCGTAAGAGCTAA
- a CDS encoding RNA-guided endonuclease InsQ/TnpB family protein has translation MLVLEVKLKGKTEQYNLIDEAIRTALFVRNKALRLWMDVKDSDKYDLNKYCAVLAKEFEFAKKLNAQARQASAERAWSVINRFFENCKKKISGKKGFPRFKKRGHSVEYKTSGWKLSEDRKHLTLTDGFKIGKLKLVGSRDLNFYQIEQIKRIRLVRRADGYYAQFCVDVDRREEIEPTQTTIGLDVGLNHFYTDSKGEVVENPRYLRKSERQLKKLQRKVSKRKEGSANRRKAIKRLAKKHLQVSRQRKDFAVKTARCVVRSNDLIAYEDLQIRNMVKNHKLAKSISDASWSMFCQWVEYFGKVFGKVTVAVPPQYTSQNCSNCGKQVVKTLSQRTHHCGPCGTVLDRDHNAALNILAIGLNRVGHTQIHACREFDLYQLDASLSGKLSR, from the coding sequence ATGTTAGTCCTCGAAGTAAAACTAAAAGGCAAAACAGAACAGTACAACCTCATCGATGAGGCAATTCGTACTGCTCTGTTTGTGCGGAATAAGGCTTTAAGGCTATGGATGGATGTAAAGGATAGCGACAAGTACGACCTGAATAAATACTGCGCTGTGCTTGCCAAAGAGTTTGAGTTTGCGAAAAAGCTAAATGCTCAAGCCAGACAAGCCAGTGCTGAGAGAGCATGGTCAGTAATTAATCGGTTCTTTGAGAACTGCAAAAAGAAGATATCGGGGAAGAAAGGTTTTCCCAGATTCAAGAAGCGTGGTCATTCTGTGGAATACAAAACTTCAGGATGGAAGCTTAGTGAAGATCGGAAACATCTAACTTTGACTGATGGCTTTAAGATTGGCAAGCTCAAATTAGTTGGTAGTCGTGACCTTAATTTCTACCAGATAGAGCAGATAAAACGAATCAGACTGGTAAGACGGGCTGATGGTTACTATGCTCAATTCTGTGTTGATGTTGATCGGCGTGAAGAAATAGAGCCGACTCAAACCACAATCGGATTGGATGTTGGACTTAATCACTTCTACACTGACTCAAAAGGCGAAGTAGTTGAGAATCCTCGCTATCTTAGAAAGTCAGAGCGTCAACTCAAAAAATTGCAGCGCAAGGTTTCTAAGCGTAAAGAGGGATCTGCTAATCGCCGTAAAGCAATTAAACGATTAGCCAAAAAGCATTTGCAAGTAAGTAGGCAGCGTAAAGACTTTGCGGTAAAGACTGCAAGGTGCGTAGTGAGGTCTAACGACCTGATTGCCTATGAAGATTTGCAAATTCGCAACATGGTTAAAAACCACAAATTAGCTAAGTCGATCAGTGATGCAAGCTGGTCAATGTTTTGCCAATGGGTTGAATATTTTGGCAAGGTATTTGGCAAGGTTACTGTGGCTGTACCGCCCCAATATACAAGCCAAAACTGCTCAAACTGCGGTAAGCAAGTTGTCAAAACTTTGAGTCAGCGTACTCATCACTGTGGGCCTTGTGGCACTGTATTAGACCGTGACCACAATGCGGCTCTGAATATTTTAGCTATTGGTCTAAATAGGGTAGGGCATACCCAAATTCACGCCTGTAGAGAGTTCGACCTCTACCAATTAGATGCAAGTCTATCTGGCAAGTTGTCTCGCTGA
- a CDS encoding J domain-containing protein has product MQNFRNYYEILGVPKTATADEIKRSYRRLARKYHPDLNPNDKAAEERFKDIGEAYEVLSDTTKRQQYDRFGQYWKQGGFQGSGGRTPSSREPYTSDFERGGYTGDVDFSQYNDFQEFVDQLLGKFRTNERAQDTGGASSYRTNTQAPPRPNPRRDSEAVLELPLERAYVGGRERIRLEDGRSLEVNMPAGVLSGQRIRLKGQGASGGDLYLKIILKPHPFFTLEGSDIRCQLPISPSESVLGVQVEVPTLSGLVKLTIPPAVKSGQQLRLSGKGFPKDTRTFGDQYVEIQIVVPKNPSNRERELYEQLLKVQSFDPRENLPKK; this is encoded by the coding sequence ATGCAAAACTTTCGCAATTACTATGAAATCCTCGGTGTACCGAAGACAGCTACGGCTGACGAAATCAAGCGCTCCTATCGCAGGTTAGCGCGAAAATATCATCCCGACCTGAATCCCAATGACAAGGCAGCCGAAGAACGCTTTAAAGATATTGGTGAAGCCTATGAGGTACTGTCTGATACCACGAAGCGGCAACAGTATGATCGCTTTGGACAATATTGGAAACAAGGCGGATTCCAAGGATCAGGCGGACGCACTCCCTCATCCCGCGAACCCTACACGTCCGACTTTGAACGTGGTGGCTACACTGGCGATGTGGACTTTAGCCAGTATAACGATTTCCAAGAATTTGTCGATCAATTGCTGGGTAAATTCCGCACTAACGAGCGCGCCCAAGATACGGGTGGTGCATCCTCCTATCGCACTAATACTCAAGCTCCACCCCGTCCCAACCCTCGCCGTGATTCCGAAGCTGTCTTAGAATTACCTCTCGAACGCGCCTATGTCGGTGGTCGTGAAAGAATTCGTCTTGAGGATGGGCGATCGCTTGAGGTGAATATGCCCGCAGGTGTCCTCTCTGGTCAGAGAATCCGCCTCAAAGGTCAAGGTGCATCAGGCGGCGATCTCTATCTAAAAATCATCCTCAAGCCTCATCCTTTCTTTACACTCGAAGGTTCCGATATTCGTTGTCAATTACCAATTTCTCCTAGCGAGTCGGTTTTGGGTGTTCAGGTGGAAGTCCCAACCCTAAGCGGCCTAGTCAAACTGACGATTCCCCCTGCGGTGAAGTCGGGGCAACAATTGCGCCTCTCTGGTAAGGGCTTTCCCAAGGATACGAGAACCTTTGGCGATCAATATGTAGAAATCCAGATCGTCGTTCCCAAAAATCCTAGCAACCGCGAACGAGAACTTTACGAACAATTGCTCAAAGTTCAATCCTTCGATCCGCGTGAAAATTTACCTAAGAAATAA
- a CDS encoding alpha/beta fold hydrolase, whose translation MVVEYRKFADRFWTWRGYEIGYCAEGLAKNLDSPILILIHGFGASVGHWRKNVPVLAERHRVYAIDLIGFGSSAQPKPNELAYTFETWGQQIVDFVREVVGDRAILVGNSIGAVVAMQAAILAPDLITKTVLINCSLRLLQEKNQLAMPWFRRLGVKAVQNLLGVRAIAKLFFDQVRQPKSVRQILAQAYIHSEAITDELVEILVKPAQNPNAVDVFMAFVRYSQGPRPEDLLAILPCEAVVLWGDRDPWEPIALGRESFTKFACVKEFIDIPNAGHCPQDEVPDVVNDILLKVAAAQNLSSMLGSNPNLSGNWV comes from the coding sequence ATGGTTGTTGAATATCGCAAGTTTGCCGATCGCTTTTGGACATGGCGAGGCTATGAGATTGGTTATTGTGCTGAGGGATTAGCAAAAAATTTAGACAGTCCCATATTGATCTTAATTCATGGATTTGGGGCATCAGTGGGACATTGGCGGAAGAATGTCCCAGTTTTGGCGGAACGTCATCGAGTCTATGCGATCGATTTGATCGGTTTTGGCTCTTCAGCACAGCCTAAGCCTAATGAGCTTGCCTATACCTTTGAGACTTGGGGACAACAGATTGTGGATTTTGTGCGCGAGGTAGTGGGCGATCGCGCTATTCTCGTTGGCAACTCCATCGGTGCAGTGGTAGCGATGCAGGCGGCAATCTTGGCTCCAGATCTAATTACTAAAACAGTACTAATCAATTGTTCATTGCGGCTATTACAAGAAAAAAATCAATTGGCGATGCCTTGGTTTCGGCGTTTAGGGGTGAAGGCGGTTCAAAATCTTTTGGGCGTGCGAGCGATCGCCAAATTATTTTTCGATCAAGTGCGACAACCCAAATCTGTCCGCCAAATTTTGGCACAAGCTTACATTCACTCAGAAGCAATTACCGATGAATTAGTTGAGATATTAGTCAAGCCTGCTCAAAATCCGAATGCCGTCGATGTATTTATGGCGTTTGTACGCTATTCACAGGGACCAAGACCAGAGGATTTGTTGGCAATTTTGCCCTGCGAGGCGGTTGTCTTGTGGGGCGATCGCGATCCATGGGAACCGATAGCATTGGGGCGTGAGTCTTTTACAAAATTTGCCTGTGTAAAAGAATTTATAGATATTCCCAATGCAGGGCATTGTCCACAGGATGAAGTGCCAGATGTAGTTAATGATATTTTGCTAAAAGTAGCTGCTGCACAAAATTTGAGTTCGATGCTGGGCTCGAACCCAAATTTATCGGGAAATTGGGTCTAA